One part of the Aspergillus luchuensis IFO 4308 DNA, chromosome 5, nearly complete sequence genome encodes these proteins:
- a CDS encoding putative filament-forming protein (Tpr/p270) (COG:U;~EggNog:ENOG410QDMI;~InterPro:IPR012929;~PFAM:PF07926;~go_process: GO:0006606 - protein import into nucleus [Evidence IEA]) translates to MVIMAAATIELPFISSHYAIAESTLSTLTTAPTVELVNQLLEAITTKAREHDELKSDKIRLEVELDNAVRSRDNKIKVLKSSVEKGHAEVEETRKKLHESENIRSTLESEIATLKSSSTSNESEASSLKSRISSLEASNRDTLSLLESKSAAYDKLAEELSTQHKKTIELRRELSTAEQNLQAANSASASAKFREQSLQQDLELTKKNNEWFETELKTKSAEYLKFRKEKSARISELQRENEEISANVDSLRRSENALKSRLDEVEQRYEEALSSINQLREDAIKATESFRIELDSASRLAELQSNAAETSKQRAKECQLALDKAREDAAEQISRLRVEIETEHADKEAAERRVAELELTVSQLESDGFAGRRSMSPALNGAGPSTPMRPSTPVGAFSPRASRGKGGLTLTQMYTEYDKMRTSLAMEQKTNQELRSTLDEMVQDLEASKPEIDELRADHGRLENAVVEMSNILETAGKERDDATKEARKWQGQVEGLAREGDILRQQLRDLSAQIKVLVLENAILKEGETTYDREELEKIARQEIDDSSADLNPTGRFISRNLMTFKDLHELQEQNVTLRRMLRELGDKMEGAEAREQDAIRQQEQEELKELRIRVQTYRDEIANLVAQTKSYVKERDTFRSMLTRRRQTVGDASVFSQSLPLGAAPPASEEPAKDVPDYADLLRKVQAHFDSFREESATDHAALKQQVNELSRKNSELMSEISRSSSQLVAATQRAELLQGNFDMLKNGNAEMQKRYATLLENANRQDIRTQQAAEDLVETKGLVESLQRENANLKAEKDLWKNIEKRLIEDNETLRNERGRLDSLNANLQTILNEREHTDAESRRRLQSSVESLESELQSTKRKLNDEVEEGKKASLRREYEHEQSQKRIDDLVTSLGAAREELVAAKTTRDHLQSRVDELTVELRSAEERLQVVQTKPSVSAAPTEAPAVPEEGQESGLTREQELGIEVSELRRDLELTKNELQHAEERVEDYKAISQQSEERLQSVTETQEQYREETERLIEEKDKKIQDLEKRIEEISTELSTTNGELTNLRDEQGEAGRHLEEQKAALEAEITRLKDENERQIASAQFHQEDLKAQAEIAQHAQQNYESELVKHAEAAKNLQLVRSEANQLKLEVVELRTQADTFKKDLAQKEESWTEIKDRYESELTELQKRREEVLHQNSLLHTQLENITNQIAALQRDRANIPEGDEDGEAGAPNLEGLQEVIKFLRREKEIVDVQYHLSTQESKRLRQQLDYTQTQLDEARLKLEQQRRAAADSEHSALSHNKLMETLNELNLFRESSVTLRNQVKQAETSLAEKSSRIEELVQQIQPLETRIRELENTVETKDGELKLLQDDRDRWQQRTQNILQKYDRVHPAEMEGLKEKLETLEKERDEAVAARDTLQTQAAAFPEQLKHAEDRVQELRTKLTDQFKARSKELTGRINAKQVELNTVVQEKEVIQEELKTTREELNELKARMAEKPAAPAPAAVEGATGVDSTPASQFPAPTTQPPAASDDQRVKALEEKVQRLEAALAEKETALAAKETEHEAKIKERSDKLKEMFNSKLAEVRAAHRQEVERLKSSQPAAPQEPGTPAPKSEQVPATPATPAAAPATPSKDTGLPELTDAQARELVAKNETIRNIIRSNIRTQVAKQKETDKQESQANQEAMSTLEQKFNEEREALKKAHEEGVEEKIKAAVELSDKKSLAKLSMLDTRYRTAQAKIDVVQKAATETPQKPVVEVWEVAKTTRAPPAAQAKPAQVASPAPAPSPAPAAAQATPVVPSPSPAPTATPAATPAATPAAAPQAQPAEPAAASTAEPPSAESTPQTGAPAQQQPQQQPAPEQAAQQQAAPATAQPAANAPPNPFGQSQNKQPTSLPSKPPAGNAPGLMRALTSGLPVARGGRTGGRGGSQANPFGQQQGQQQQAQGQGQAQQQAPSQRGSGLPRGRGGRGGHGRGGNQNVQATNAAQQGQASPGRSLNAGARQFVPQGNKRAREDGGEAGGEGGTTGGKRMRGGGHTRGS, encoded by the exons ATGGTaatcatggctgctgctaCGATTGAGTTACCGTTTATTTCGTCGCACTACGCCATTGCCGAGTCGACTTTGAGCACCCTCACCACAGCTCCTACGGTCGAGCTAGTCAACCAGCTTTTGGAAGCTATTACCACAAAAGCACGCGAGCATGATGAGCTCAAGTCTGATAAAATACGCCTCGAGGTGGAACTCGATAATGCCGTCCGCTCGAGAGACAACAAGATTAAGGTCCTGAAGAGCTCGGTCGAGAAGGGTCATGCCGAAGTCGAGGAAACAAGGAAGAAACTCCACGAGTCCG AAAACATTCGCTCTACCCTGGAATCCGAGATTGCTACACTCAAGTCGTCCTCCACGTCAAACGAATCCGAAGCCAGCTCATTGAAATCTCGCATCTCATCGCTCGAAGCTTCCAACCGAGACACTCTATCACTCCTCGAATCCAAGTCCGCAGCCTATGACAAGCTTGCCGAGGAGCTCTCGACACAACACAAGAAGACAATCGAATTGAGACGCGAACTCTCCACCGCCGAGCAGAACCTCCAGGCCGCAAACTCTGCCTCCGCCAGCGCTAAGTTCCGTGAGCAGAGCCTCCAGCAGGATTTGGAATTgacaaagaaaaacaacGAGTGGTTCGAGACGGAATTGAAGACTAAGTCCGCCGAGTATCTGAAATTCCGCAAGGAGAAGAGCGCCCGAATTTCGGAGCTTCAACGCGAAAATGAGGAGATCAGTGCCAATGTTGACTCATTGAGACGGAGTGAGAACGCCCTTAAGAGCCgcctggatgaggtggagcaGCGTTATGAAGAAGCGCTTTCCAGCATCAACCAGCTTAGAGAAGACGCCATCAAGGCGACCGAGTCGTTCAGAATCGAATTGGATAGTGCAAGTAGACTGGCCGAATTGCAGTCAAATGCTGCCGAGACTTCGAAGCAGCGTGCCAAGGAATGCCAACTCGCTCTGGACAAAGCAAGAGAAGATGCTGCGGAGCAGATTTCCCGTCTCCGAGTGGAAATCGAAACCGAACACGCCGAcaaagaagctgctgagCGCCGCGTTGCTGAGCTTGAGCTCACGGTCAGCCAGCTCGAGTCCGATGGTTTTGCTGGAAGGAGATCCATGAGCCCGGCGCTGAATGGCGCAGGGCCCAGTACCCCAATGCGTCCCAGTACTCCAGTGGGCGCGTTTTCACCTAGAGCGTCGCGCGGAAAGGGAGGACTCACCCTGACGCAGATGTATACCGAGTACGACAAGATGCGGACATCGCTGGCTATGGAGCAAAAGACAAACCAAGAGCTTAGATCGACTCTAGACGAGATGGTCCAAGATCTTGAAGCCAGCAAGCCTGAAATTGATGAACTTCGTGCAGATCACGGTAGACTCGAGAATGCCGTCGTCGAAATGTCCAACATCTTGGAAACCGCTGGGAAGGAACGAGACGATGCAACCAAGGAGGCAAGGAAGTGGCAAGGTCAAGTGGAGGGATTGGCCCGTGAGGGAGACATTTTGCGTCAGCAACTTAGAGATTTGAGCGCTCAGATTAAggtcttggtcttggaaAATGCCATTCTGAAGGAAGGCGAGACCACGTACGATAGGGAGGAACTCGAGAAGATTGCACGCCAGGAGATTGATGACTCTTCTGCTGATCTCAACCCAACCGGACGTTTCATTAGTCGCAACTTGATGACGTTCAAGGATCTTCACGAGCTCCAAGAGCAGAATGTCACTCTCCGCCGTATGTTGAGAGAGCTTGGGGATAAGATGGAGGGCGCAGAGGCCCGCGAGCAGGATGCCATCCGTCAACAAGAGCaagaggagctgaaggagctgAGAATCCGGGTGCAGACTTACCGTGACGAGATCGCTAACCTCGTCGCTCAAACAAAGAGTTATGTTAAGGAGAGGGATACCTTCCGGAGCATGCTTACCCGCCGTCGTCAAACAGTTGGCGACGCATCTGTCTTCTCccagtctcttcctctcgGCGCAGCTCCTCCCGCTTCCGAAGAGCCGGCCAAGGATGTTCCAGACTACGCTGATCTGTTGCGCAAGGTGCAGGCACACTTCGACAGCTTCCGCGAGGAGTCCGCCACCGATCATGCAGCTTTGAAGCAACAGGTCAATGAGCTATCCAGGAAGAACAGTGAACTGATGAGCGAAATCAGCCGCTCCAGCAGCCAGCTTGTTGCTGCCACCCAAAGAGCCGAGCTTCTCCAGGGCAATTTCGACATGCTTAAGAACGGAAACGCAGAAATGCAGAAACGCTACGCTACTCTTCTGGAAAACGCTAACCGGCAGGATATCAGGACTCAGCAGGCTGCGGAAGATCTGGTGGAGACGAAGGGTCTTGTTGAGAGCCTTCAACGGGAGAATGCCAACCtcaaggcagagaaggatcTCTGGAAGAATATCGAGAAGAGACTCATCGAGGACAACGAGACACTGCGCAACGAAAGAGGCCGACTTGATTCTCTCAACGCCAATCTTCAAACCATCCTCAATGAGCGGGAGCATACCGATGCTGAGAGCCGTCGTCGTTTGCAGAGTAGCGTGGAGTCTCTCGAATCGGAGCTCCAGTCCACCAAGCGGAAGCTTAatgatgaggttgaggagggaaagaaggcatCGTTGCGCAGGGAATACGAACATGAGCAAAGCCAGAAGCGAATTGACGACTTGGTGACGAGCTTGGGCGCGGCTCGGGAGGAGTTGGTTGCTGCGAAGACGACAAGAGATCACTTGCAGTCGAGAGTCGACGAACTCACTGTCGAGCTGCGTAGTGCGGAAGAACGCCTTCAGGTTGTGCAGACTAAGCCAAGTGTGTCTGCTGCTCCTACTGAAGCGCCTGCGGTTCCCGAGGAAGGCCAGGAGAGTGGATTGACACGCGAACAGGAGCTTGGTATTGAAGTATCCGAGCTCCGTCGTGATCTGGAGTTGACAAAGAATGAACTTCAGCACGCGGAAGAGCGGGTGGAAGACTACAAGGCTATCAGTCAGCAGAGCGAAGAGCGCCTGCAGTCTGTTACTGAGACCCAGGAACAGTATCGGGAGGAAACGGAGCGTCTCATCGAagagaaggataagaagatTCAGGACCTTGAGAAGCGCATCGAAGAAATCTCTACTGAGCTTTCGACTACGAATGGCGAACTCACCAACCTGCGTGACGAGCAAGGGGAGGCTGGCCGGCATttggaggagcagaaggccGCGCTGGAAGCAGAGATCACAAGATTGAAGGACGAAAATGAACGGCAGATCGCTTCTGCTCAATTCCATCAGGAAGATCTCAAGGCACAAGCCGAAATCGCGCAGCATGCCCAACAGAACTACGAGAGCGAGTTGGTCAAGCATGCCGAAGCTGCGAAGAACCTACAATTGGTCCGGTCCGAAGCTAACCAGCTGAAGCTGGAAGTTGTCGAACTCCGGACCCAGGCCGACACTTTCAAGAAGGACCTTGCTCAGAAGGAGGAAAGCTGGACTGAGATTAAGGACCGGTATGAGAGTGAGCTTACGGAACTGCAAAAGCGCCGCGAGGAAGTTCTCCACCAGAATTCGTTGCTGCATACCCAACTCGAGAACATCACAAACCAGATCGCAGCCCTCCAGCGCGACCGGGCTAACATCcctgagggagatgaggatggagaggctGGGGCGCCCAACCTCGAAGGCCTCCAGGAGGTGATCAAGTTCCTGCGTcgtgagaaggagatcgtCGATGTGCAGTACCACCTGTCAACCCAGGAAAGCAAGCGTCTTCGTCAGCAACTCGACTACACACAGACCCAGCTTGACGAAGCCCGGCTTAAGCTCGAGCAGCAGCGTCGCGCGGCTGCCGACAGTGAACATAGCGCTCTCAGCCATAACAAGTTGATGGAGACCCTGAATGAACTCAACCTGTTCCGCGAGAGTAGTGTTACGCTGCGTAACCAGGTCAAGCAGGCGGAAACCTCACTTGCGGAGAAGTCTTCTCGCATCGAAGAACTTGTCCAGCAAATTCAACCGCTAGAGACTAGAATTAGGGAGCTAGAGAACACTGTGGAGACGAAGGATGGAGAGCTGAAGTTGCTGCAGGATGACAGGGACCGGTGGCAGCAACGTACGCAGAACATCTTGCAGAAGTACGATCGGGTACACCCTGCTGAAATGGAGGGTCTGAAGGAGAAGCTTGAGACTTTGGAGAAGGAACGTGATGAGGCCGTTGCTGCTCGGGACACTCTACAAACACAGGCTGCTGCATTCCCAGAACAGTTGAAGCATGCGGAGGATCGTGTGCAAGAACTGCGCACGAAGCTCACGGACCAATTCAAGGCTCGGTCTAAGGAATTGACTGGTCGTATAAATGCTAAACAGGTAGAGCTGAACACGGTCGtgcaagagaaggaagttATTCAAGAAGAACTCAAGACGACTCGGGAGGAGCTGAATGAGTtgaaggcgaggatggcCGAGAAACCTgcagctcctgctcctgctgctgttgaaggaGCTACGGGTGTTGACTCAACGCCTGCTTCTCAGTTCCCTGCGCCAACAACTCAGCCGCCTGCCGCTTCTGACGACCAACGCGTGAAggctctggaagagaaggtgcAACGCCTCGAGGCAGCTcttgcggagaaggagacggCGTTGGCCGCGAAGGAGACAGAACACGaggccaagatcaaggaaCGCTCTGAcaagctgaaggagatgTTCAACAGCAAGCTGGCTGAAGTCCGGGCTGCTCATCGGCAGGAAGTTGAGCGGTTGAAGTCCAGTCAACCAGCCGCTCCTCAGGAACCTGGAACCCCAGCTCCCAAATCCGAGCAGGTGCCAGCAACGCCGGCGACTCCTGCGGCTGCTCCCGCGACACCTTCCAAGGACACTGGATTGCCTGAGCTGACGGATGCGCAAGCCAGGGAGCTTGTTGCCAAGAACGAGACCATTCGTAACATCATTCGGAGCAACATCCGCACCCAAGTGGCTAAGCAAAAGGAAACCGACAAGCAGGAGAGCCAAGCCAACCAGGAGGCCATGAGCACACTGGAGCAGAAGTTTAacgaagagagagaagcgtTGAAGAAGGCCCATGAAGAgggtgtggaggagaagatcaaggctgCCGTCGAGTTGTCCGACAAGAAATCACTGGCGAAGCTAAGCATGCTGGATACCCGATACAGGACAGCCCAGGCCAAGATCGATGTGGTTCAGAAGGCTGCTACAGAGACACCTCAGAAGCCCGTTGTCGAAGTGTGGGAGGTCGCAAAGACCACCAGAGCGCCTCCGGCAGCGCAGGCCAAGCCCGCCCAGGTGGCATCCCCTGCGCCTGCACCGTCTCCCGCGCCCGCAGCGGCCCAGGCTACCCCGGTGGTACCATCGCCGTCGCCTGCTCCGACGGCCACTCCTGCGGCCACACCCGCAGCTACGCCTGCAGCTGCACCACAGGCACAGCCTGCGGAGCCTGCTGCAGCTTCCACCGCTGAGCCACCTTCTGCTGAATCTACGCCGCAGACAGGTGCCCCAGCACAGCAGCAACCGCAGCAACAACCTGCGCCTGAACAGGCAGCACAACAACAAGCTGCCCCTGCAACGGCTCAGCCAGCCGCCAATGCTCCTCCGAACCCGTTCGGTCAGAGCCAGAACAAGCAACCCACCTCGTTGCCCAGCAAGCCTCCGGCCGGCAATGCTCCTGGTCTTATGCGAGCACTGACATCCGGATTGCCCGTCGCACGAGGCGGCAGAACCGGCGGCCGCGGCGGGTCGCAGGCGAATCCTTTTGGCCAGCAACAGggccagcagcaacaggcgCAAGGTCAGGGTCAAGCCCAGCAGCAAGCTCCTAGCCAGCGCGGCTCTGGTCTTCCCCGGGGCCGTGGCGGACGCGGAGGTCATGGACGCGGCGGAAACCAAAATGTACAAGCTACGAATGCCGCTCAGCAGGGACAGGCTAGTCCAGGCCGCTCGCTGAATGCCGGTGCTCGCCAGTTCGTCCCTCAGGGCAACAAGCGTGCTcgtgaggatggaggagaagctggaggcgaaggaggaacCACTGGAGGAAAGCGCATGAGGGGAGGAGGTCATACCCGGGGGTCATAG